Proteins from a single region of Maledivibacter sp.:
- the ypeB gene encoding germination protein YpeB: MRNILVGMVVSLLIILGLTFNWGYNQHDQLSNYNVYVENQFRRMFYDLVGNVENIQSNLAKVMVSATPKQNVLLFTDLMYKCYDAQEGLTQLPIKHKDVSKTQKFLSQVGDFSMAMSKKCLKGIPLTQEDIKTIEELHNYSNYLAQSLLELQKGINQNDIRLNGLVIQTNKELNKTNDNMLNTSFLNVEERMQEYPELIYDGPFSEHLKNIKPRLKGEEISKNEAKGLAREFLKDNKKYIATIISETENTRFPAYVIELNEENQEGYITLAITKKAGKVIWMLNTKPSIDKTLSPKDAIQKAKEFLEKNSLNNMVPTYSEEYDGVSVINFAYKQDDVLVYTDLIKVKVSLEDGSIVGYEADGYLSNHHKRNIEQPKISQKDAINMISLDAEVKKIRLAIIPTEGSKEVLCYEVIADYKEDSFLIYVNALNGEEERILQMIIKKQGILMM; this comes from the coding sequence ATGAGAAATATATTAGTAGGTATGGTCGTTTCCCTTTTAATAATATTGGGATTGACATTTAACTGGGGATATAACCAGCATGACCAGCTTAGTAACTATAACGTATATGTTGAAAATCAGTTCAGAAGGATGTTCTATGATTTAGTTGGAAATGTTGAAAATATACAGTCAAATCTTGCTAAGGTAATGGTTTCTGCAACACCAAAGCAAAACGTTCTATTATTTACTGATCTGATGTATAAGTGCTATGACGCCCAAGAAGGGTTAACACAGCTTCCAATCAAACATAAAGATGTTAGTAAAACCCAGAAGTTTTTAAGTCAAGTAGGAGATTTTAGTATGGCAATGTCTAAAAAATGTTTAAAGGGAATACCATTAACCCAGGAGGATATTAAAACAATAGAGGAATTACATAATTATTCTAATTATTTAGCTCAAAGCCTTTTAGAGCTTCAGAAGGGTATTAATCAGAATGATATCAGATTGAATGGTCTTGTAATACAAACAAATAAAGAATTAAATAAGACAAATGATAATATGCTCAACACCAGTTTTTTAAACGTGGAAGAAAGAATGCAAGAATATCCCGAATTAATATATGATGGACCCTTTTCTGAGCATCTAAAGAATATCAAACCTAGGTTAAAGGGAGAAGAAATATCAAAAAATGAGGCAAAGGGTCTCGCTAGGGAATTTTTAAAGGATAATAAAAAATATATCGCCACCATAATATCGGAGACAGAAAACACAAGATTCCCCGCTTATGTTATTGAGCTGAATGAAGAAAACCAAGAAGGATATATAACGTTGGCTATAACTAAGAAGGCCGGTAAAGTCATATGGATGCTAAATACAAAACCTTCTATTGATAAAACCTTGAGCCCAAAGGATGCTATTCAAAAAGCCAAGGAGTTTTTAGAAAAGAATAGTCTAAATAATATGGTTCCAACTTATTCTGAAGAATATGATGGAGTGAGCGTTATTAACTTTGCATATAAGCAGGATGATGTACTAGTTTATACTGACTTGATTAAGGTAAAGGTAAGTTTAGAGGATGGGAGTATTGTAGGATATGAAGCCGATGGATATTTATCAAACCACCATAAAAGAAATATAGAACAGCCTAAAATCTCCCAAAAAGATGCTATAAATATGATAAGTCTAGATGCAGAGGTTAAAAAGATCAGACTAGCTATTATACCCACGGAAGGCTCTAAGGAAGTTCTATGCTACGAAGTTATAGCTGATTATAAGGAAGATTCCTTTCTAATATACGTCAATGCTTTAAATGGAGAAGAGGAAAGAATATTACAAATGATCATAAAAAAACAAGGTATATTGATGATGTAG
- a CDS encoding universal stress protein: MKKIFLPIDGSEICPKAYNHAKKIAQKFDSEIIIFNAQDLTPPFGWLYDPVMSKNEKNNPEKIAERIVEDAKKAFAETGIRITTKTALGDPAVTILEVAEKEGCDLIIICTHGMSRSKRFLLGSVTNKVVLHSSIPVLVIR, encoded by the coding sequence ATGAAAAAAATATTTTTGCCTATTGACGGTTCAGAAATCTGTCCTAAAGCCTATAATCATGCTAAAAAAATAGCACAAAAATTCGACTCAGAAATAATCATATTTAACGCTCAAGATTTGACGCCTCCCTTTGGATGGCTATATGATCCCGTCATGTCCAAAAATGAAAAAAACAATCCTGAAAAAATTGCAGAAAGAATTGTGGAGGATGCAAAAAAAGCCTTTGCTGAAACCGGTATAAGAATAACCACTAAAACCGCTTTAGGTGATCCTGCAGTTACTATTTTAGAAGTAGCAGAAAAGGAAGGCTGTGACCTAATAATCATATGTACCCACGGAATGTCAAGGAGCAAAAGGTTCTTATTAGGTAGTGTTACAAACAAAGTAGTACTGCATAGCAGTATTCCCGTATTAGTTATAAGATAA
- a CDS encoding peptidoglycan-binding protein yields MKRIVAAILTSICLISTTTTAFAAESQYFKFSSYKKGMDNTDIKVIQEALKKDGVFNHNELTTYYGTITENAVISFQKKYGLTADGIIGKSTIDKMDSLGLFTHGNLSLRVYKPGMTHSDIEIIQEALRDIGTYKGDSITTYFGSVTEKAVKDFQGMHGLASDGVVGGSTIKKMEILGLVTHNIGVSGVLGNLTLAKYEKGMSHPEVKIIQRALKQCGTFNEDSFTTYFGSVTEKSVKDFQRKYGLAVDGVVGGGTLEKMKSLGLINFTVSRGSAKRGAGEYLDWKNVKKLLVRNKTVLTVKDLSTGLKFKVKVTAGSNHADVEPVSKNDTNVIKKIWGGFSWERRPALVYLNGRVIAASMTAMPHAGVESKPAGKNVSGRSGGYGYGYNFDFIKGNGISGHLDIHFKNSRRHKDNKKDPKHQVCIKKAAGIK; encoded by the coding sequence GTGAAGAGAATTGTTGCGGCTATTTTAACTTCAATTTGTTTGATAAGTACAACTACAACAGCTTTTGCAGCTGAGAGTCAATATTTTAAATTTTCGAGCTATAAAAAGGGAATGGATAACACGGATATAAAGGTGATTCAAGAAGCACTTAAGAAGGATGGTGTTTTTAATCATAATGAATTAACTACATACTATGGAACTATTACTGAAAATGCTGTGATAAGCTTTCAGAAAAAATATGGCTTGACGGCCGATGGTATAATTGGAAAATCTACAATAGATAAGATGGATTCTTTAGGGCTTTTTACCCATGGAAATCTTTCTTTAAGGGTATATAAGCCGGGAATGACACACTCTGATATAGAAATTATCCAAGAAGCACTTCGTGATATCGGTACCTATAAAGGAGATAGCATTACTACGTATTTTGGCTCAGTAACAGAAAAGGCAGTTAAAGATTTTCAAGGTATGCATGGATTAGCTTCTGATGGAGTTGTAGGTGGGTCAACAATAAAGAAAATGGAGATCTTGGGACTAGTAACCCACAATATTGGTGTTTCAGGGGTTTTAGGTAATCTTACATTAGCTAAGTATGAAAAGGGGATGTCCCATCCCGAGGTTAAAATAATTCAGCGGGCTTTAAAACAGTGCGGAACCTTTAACGAAGATAGTTTCACTACATATTTTGGTTCTGTAACAGAAAAGTCAGTAAAGGATTTTCAGCGTAAATATGGACTAGCTGTGGATGGAGTTGTAGGGGGAGGGACTCTAGAGAAGATGAAGTCCCTTGGATTAATAAATTTTACAGTTAGTAGGGGTAGTGCAAAAAGAGGAGCAGGAGAGTATTTAGATTGGAAAAATGTAAAGAAGTTGCTTGTAAGGAATAAAACTGTATTAACGGTTAAGGATTTAAGTACTGGTTTGAAATTCAAAGTAAAGGTAACTGCTGGTTCTAATCATGCAGATGTAGAGCCTGTATCAAAAAATGATACAAATGTCATAAAGAAGATATGGGGAGGCTTTAGTTGGGAGAGAAGACCTGCATTGGTATATTTAAATGGTAGAGTGATTGCAGCTTCTATGACAGCTATGCCCCATGCTGGAGTTGAAAGCAAGCCTGCTGGAAAGAATGTGTCCGGTAGAAGTGGAGGATATGGTTATGGATATAACTTTGATTTCATTAAGGGGAATGGAATCTCTGGACATTTAGACATTCACTTCAAAAACAGTAGAAGGCATAAGGATAATAAAAAGGATCCTAAGCATCAGGTATGTATAAAGAAGGCTGCAGGCATCAAATAA
- the sleB gene encoding spore cortex-lytic enzyme, whose translation MKRKYMTFLSLLLVITLVGIFYIDVCYARTLYWGTRGGDVREVQEKLKRWGYYRGTVDGIYGKETYRAVINFQRKNRLRADGLVGDGTKKALGIIKTRKTPAYNKLTETAQRKLKQWDYYKGAIDGINGSQTYNAIKKFQRRNGLRVDGYIGAQTSKALGISQRTASKGYAATSKGVSKSDEVTLLAMAINGEARGEPYVGQVAVGAVILNRVKNPSFPNSIPGVVYQPLAFEAVSNGQVYKPIKSSAMKAARDAMNGWDPTGGALYYWNPTKATSGWISRLKPTLKIGKHVFAKK comes from the coding sequence ATGAAAAGAAAATACATGACTTTTTTATCGTTGCTATTAGTTATAACGCTTGTAGGAATATTTTATATAGACGTATGCTATGCAAGAACCCTATACTGGGGAACTCGGGGAGGGGATGTGAGGGAAGTCCAAGAAAAATTAAAGAGATGGGGGTATTATAGGGGAACTGTAGATGGGATATATGGAAAAGAAACCTATAGAGCAGTAATTAATTTTCAAAGAAAAAATAGATTAAGGGCTGATGGATTGGTAGGAGATGGTACAAAAAAAGCTTTGGGAATTATAAAAACTAGAAAAACTCCAGCCTATAACAAGCTCACTGAGACAGCCCAAAGAAAATTAAAGCAATGGGATTACTATAAAGGAGCTATAGATGGGATTAACGGTAGTCAAACATATAATGCAATTAAAAAATTCCAAAGGAGAAATGGTTTAAGGGTTGATGGATATATTGGAGCCCAAACTAGTAAAGCCTTAGGAATATCCCAAAGAACTGCAAGTAAAGGATATGCAGCCACAAGTAAGGGGGTATCGAAGTCTGATGAGGTAACCCTCTTAGCTATGGCAATAAATGGAGAGGCTAGAGGTGAACCCTATGTAGGACAAGTTGCAGTAGGTGCAGTCATCCTTAATAGGGTTAAGAATCCCTCCTTCCCGAATTCCATCCCGGGGGTTGTATATCAACCACTGGCCTTTGAAGCAGTATCAAATGGACAGGTATATAAGCCCATAAAATCAAGTGCTATGAAAGCAGCTAGAGACGCTATGAATGGTTGGGACCCTACAGGAGGAGCATTGTATTATTGGAATCCTACAAAGGCAACTAGTGGATGGATATCCAGACTGAAACCAACTCTTAAAATCGGAAAACATGTTTTTGCAAAAAAATAG
- the pepT gene encoding peptidase T, with product MEKLVQRFLKYVKIDTKSDPNSASCPSTEKQFNLGKELVKELQELGLKDAAMDDNGYVMATLPSNTDKDLPNLGFIAHMDTSPDMTAENVKPQIIKDYDGNDILLNGEKNIVLSPKDFPELKDYIGEDLITTDGTTLLGADDKAGIAEIMTAVEHLINNPEIKHGTIKIGFTPDEEVGRGADKFDVEKFAADLAYTVDGGQIGELEYENFNAAYAKIKINGRNVHPGTAKNKMINAISIAMEFNSMLPTNQVPEYTEGYEGFYHLHDIKGNVEETILEYIIRDHDKEKFEEKKKRVENIVKYLNGNMGKGTVELDMKDQYYNMKEKIEPVMHIVEIAERAMKEVAVKPIIKPIRGGTDGARLSYMGLPCPNLFTGGHNFHGKFEYISINSMKKSVDVILKIAELFAK from the coding sequence ATGGAAAAATTAGTACAAAGATTTTTAAAATATGTAAAGATTGACACAAAGTCTGACCCAAATTCAGCTTCGTGTCCGAGTACAGAAAAACAGTTTAATCTAGGAAAGGAACTTGTCAAGGAACTTCAGGAACTTGGTTTAAAGGATGCAGCTATGGATGATAATGGTTATGTAATGGCTACATTACCATCAAATACCGATAAAGACCTACCAAATCTAGGATTTATAGCCCATATGGATACTAGTCCTGATATGACAGCGGAAAATGTAAAACCTCAAATTATTAAGGACTATGATGGCAATGATATCCTATTAAATGGTGAGAAAAATATCGTGTTATCCCCAAAGGATTTTCCAGAGCTAAAGGATTATATTGGAGAAGATTTAATTACCACCGATGGAACTACACTTTTAGGTGCCGATGATAAAGCAGGTATAGCTGAGATAATGACTGCTGTAGAGCATCTCATAAATAATCCAGAGATAAAGCATGGTACTATAAAAATAGGCTTTACTCCCGACGAAGAGGTCGGAAGGGGAGCAGACAAATTTGATGTTGAAAAGTTTGCTGCGGACCTTGCTTATACAGTCGATGGGGGACAAATCGGAGAATTAGAGTATGAGAACTTTAATGCAGCCTATGCTAAGATTAAGATAAATGGAAGAAATGTACATCCAGGTACGGCTAAAAATAAAATGATTAATGCAATATCAATAGCTATGGAATTTAATTCAATGTTACCTACAAACCAAGTTCCCGAATATACTGAAGGATATGAGGGATTTTATCACTTGCATGATATAAAGGGTAATGTAGAAGAAACCATTCTAGAGTATATTATTAGAGATCATGACAAAGAAAAATTTGAAGAAAAGAAAAAAAGAGTTGAGAATATTGTAAAATATTTAAATGGCAATATGGGAAAAGGTACTGTAGAATTAGATATGAAGGATCAGTATTACAATATGAAAGAGAAAATAGAGCCTGTTATGCATATAGTAGAAATCGCTGAGAGGGCTATGAAAGAGGTGGCGGTTAAACCTATAATCAAACCCATTCGAGGGGGAACCGATGGTGCAAGACTTTCATATATGGGTCTTCCATGCCCTAACCTTTTTACAGGAGGCCATAATTTCCATGGAAAGTTTGAATATATCTCAATAAATTCTATGAAGAAATCAGTAGATGTTATACTTAAGATAGCTGAACTTTTTGCAAAATAA
- a CDS encoding tRNA threonylcarbamoyladenosine dehydratase gives MALNSFSRTELLIGKEGIKTLSKKTVAIFGIGGVGTFVAEALARSGVGRFILIDDDDICLTNINRQIHALRSTVGKAKVDVMKDRILDINPKAQITTYKMLYTAETAEQLLDNTYDYVVDAIDMVSSKLDLIERCYKRNIPIMSSMGAGNKLDPTRFEIADIFETSICPLAKVMRKELRKRDVHNLKVVYSKEVPLKPIELESDCKTDCICTNQERTCTVRRQIPGSIAFVPSVAGLIIASEVIKDLLK, from the coding sequence ATGGCATTAAATTCTTTTTCCCGTACAGAGTTATTAATAGGAAAAGAAGGAATTAAAACATTATCGAAAAAAACAGTAGCCATATTTGGAATAGGTGGAGTTGGTACCTTTGTGGCAGAAGCTCTTGCCAGATCAGGAGTTGGAAGATTTATATTGATTGATGATGATGATATATGCTTAACCAATATAAATAGACAAATACATGCACTTAGAAGTACCGTTGGTAAAGCAAAGGTTGATGTGATGAAGGATAGAATATTAGATATAAATCCTAAAGCCCAGATAACAACCTATAAAATGCTATATACAGCTGAAACTGCTGAGCAGCTCCTAGATAATACCTATGATTATGTGGTTGATGCAATAGATATGGTAAGCTCTAAATTAGATCTAATAGAAAGATGTTATAAAAGAAATATACCTATAATGAGTAGTATGGGGGCTGGAAACAAATTAGACCCCACTAGATTTGAAATAGCTGATATCTTTGAGACATCTATATGTCCTTTGGCCAAGGTGATGAGAAAAGAATTAAGAAAAAGGGATGTCCATAATTTAAAAGTTGTATATTCCAAGGAAGTGCCATTGAAGCCCATTGAATTAGAATCCGATTGCAAGACAGATTGCATTTGTACTAATCAGGAAAGAACTTGCACCGTAAGAAGACAAATTCCCGGCAGTATTGCATTTGTTCCTTCTGTGGCAGGATTAATAATAGCATCTGAAGTCATAAAGGATTTGTTGAAATAA